A stretch of the Lolium perenne isolate Kyuss_39 chromosome 3, Kyuss_2.0, whole genome shotgun sequence genome encodes the following:
- the LOC127346023 gene encoding AAA-ATPase At3g50940, giving the protein MAAPSEGPKVLKAYKEALATAASVSAYAMLARGMAREFLPDELCAAVRWGASLVCSRLGAREKARHTIIIRRVENNHLFDAARTYLADKISPRTMPRLRLSHSRVTDESDGSSSWCTLLSMEDGGSTTDNFDGAEFRWLYVESGGDDNGNRGRGGSESLELSFEAEHADTVLDRYVPFVVSAAEELWRQDRALKIFLNDGSMWHGINHHHPASFDTLAMDPALKRAVRDDLDRFLKRRDYYQRIGKAWKRGYLLYGPPGTGKSSLVAAMANYLRFNIYDLDLAGLYDNTCLQRLLVDMSNQSILVIEDIDCSFDTMSRERSKVSESADAEEDDDRDHRTRDREEPKITLSGLLNFIDGLWSTSGEERIIIFTTNYKDRLDPALLRPGRMDMHVYMGYCCWEAFRTLAQNYHLLEDHPLFPEIQELLAAVEVTPAEVSEMLLRSEDADVAMRVLTEFLQERSGATKESKHKPDEAQ; this is encoded by the coding sequence ATGGCGGCACCGTCGGAGGGGCCAAAGGTGCTGAAGGCGTACAAGGAGGCGCTCGCCACCGCAGCCTCGGTGAGCGCGTACGCCATGCTTGCGCGCGGCATGGCGCGGGAGTTCCTCCCCGACGAGCTGTGTGCAGCGGTGCGGTGGGGAGCGTCCTTGGTGTGCTCCCGCCTGGGAGCCCGCGAGAAGGCCCGCCACACCATCATCATCCGCCGCGTCGAGAACAACCACTTATTCGACGCGGCACGCACGTACCTGGCCGACAAGATCAGTCCGCGTACCATGCCCCGGCTGCGCCTCTCGCACTCCCGCGTCACTGATGAGTCGGACGGGAGCAGCAGCTGGTGCACGCTCCTGAGCATGGAGGATGGCGGCTCCACCACCGACAACTTCGACGGCGCCGAGTTCCGCTGGCTGTACGTGGAATCCGGTGGCGACGACAACGGTAACAGGGGCCGGGGCGGCAGCGAGTCCTTGGAGCTGAGCTTCGAGGCGGAGCACGCGGATACCGTGCTCGACAGGTACGTTCCCTTCGTCGtgtcggcggcggaggagctgtgGCGCCAGGACCGCGCGCTCAAGATCTTCCTCAACGACGGGAGCATGTGGCATGGGATCAACCACCACCACCCGGCCTCCTTCGACACGCTCGCCATGGACCCGGCACTCAAGCGGGCCGTCCGCGACGACCTTGACCGCTTCCTCAAGAGGAGAGACTACTACCAGCGGATCGGCAAGGCGTGGAAGCGCGGCTACCTGCTCTACGGCCCGCCGGGCACCGGCAAGTCCAGcctcgtcgccgccatggccaacTATCTCCGTTTCAACATCTACGACCTCGATCTCGCCGGGTTGTACGACAACACCTGCCTGCAGAGGCTTCTCGTCGACATGTCTAACCAGTCCATCCTCGTCATCGAGGATATTGACTGCAGCTTCGACACCATGTCTAGGGAACGTAGCAAGGTATCGGAGTCGGCCGACgctgaggaggacgacgaccGAGACCACCGCACCCGCGACCGCGAGGAGCCCAAAATTACACTTTCGGGGCTGCTCAACTTCATCGACGGCCTGTGGTCAACCAGCGGCGAGGAgcgcatcatcatcttcaccaccaACTACAAGGACCGCCTCGACCCGGCGCTGCTACGGCCGGGACGCATGGATATGCACGTCTACATGGGCTACTGCTGCTGGGAGGCGTTCAGAACGCTGGCCCAGAACTATCACCTCCTCGAGGATCACCCTCTGTTCCCGGAGATACAGGAGCTGCTTGCGGCGGTGGAGGTGACACCGGCCGAGGTGTCCGAGATGCTGCTGAGGAGTGAGGACGCTGATGTTGCGATGCGGGTGCTTACGGAGTTCCTGCAAGAAAGGAGCGGGGCAACAAAAGAGTCAAAGCACAAGCCAGACGAGGCACAGTAG